One segment of Hallerella porci DNA contains the following:
- a CDS encoding IS30 family transposase — protein MAEFFYLAVSAKKIGEVMRLDRDKRYQIKALLSAGLMQKEIAKLLDVKEPTLSREISRNGGRIHYDPEKAHNRATRLAATSHVHYVYDAEDWKIVDAQIKDDLSPEQVNGRLSSDGVGVPCVSTIYRHVKCDKELRSHLRHGKKPYRKRGEKKDRRGQIVGRVSIDDRPAIVDEKSRIGDLEIDLINSADHDANLLTVNDRMSNYCLIRYLPTKNADDLKKTLVRALRDYRKTFPLYTITSDNGKEFACHLDIAKALGVEYYFAHPYHSWERGANENMNGLIRQYLPKKESFKGISPQKVRWIQDKLNNRPRKRLAFMTPLEYICMQVKQADRLR, from the coding sequence ATGGCCGAGTTTTTCTACCTTGCCGTTTCAGCTAAAAAAATAGGTGAGGTGATGAGACTCGACCGAGATAAAAGATACCAAATTAAGGCCCTGCTTTCCGCGGGCTTAATGCAAAAAGAAATAGCAAAGTTGCTCGACGTAAAGGAACCGACCCTGTCCAGGGAGATATCCCGGAACGGCGGTCGCATACACTACGATCCCGAAAAAGCCCATAATCGAGCAACTAGACTGGCGGCCACAAGCCACGTGCATTACGTGTACGATGCGGAAGACTGGAAGATAGTGGATGCCCAAATCAAGGACGACCTGTCGCCCGAACAGGTGAATGGACGTCTGAGCAGTGATGGGGTGGGTGTTCCCTGCGTTTCCACGATTTACAGGCACGTGAAATGCGACAAGGAACTCAGGTCGCATCTGCGACATGGAAAGAAGCCGTACCGCAAGAGGGGCGAGAAGAAGGACAGGAGAGGCCAGATTGTAGGCCGGGTCTCCATCGACGACCGTCCCGCGATAGTCGACGAGAAGAGCCGCATCGGCGACCTCGAGATAGACCTGATCAACAGTGCGGACCACGATGCGAACTTGCTGACAGTCAACGACAGGATGTCCAACTACTGCCTGATACGGTACCTGCCAACGAAAAATGCCGACGACCTGAAGAAAACTCTGGTTCGTGCCCTCAGGGATTACCGGAAGACCTTCCCCCTATACACCATCACGTCGGATAACGGCAAGGAGTTCGCTTGCCATCTGGATATCGCCAAGGCACTTGGCGTGGAATACTACTTCGCCCACCCCTACCACTCTTGGGAACGCGGGGCAAACGAGAACATGAACGGACTCATACGCCAGTATCTGCCGAAAAAGGAGTCGTTCAAGGGAATCTCGCCGCAAAAAGTCCGGTGGATACAGGACAAACTCAACAACAGGCCAAGAAAAAGGCTTGCTTTTATGACTCCGTTAGAGTATATTTGTATGCAAGTTAAACAAGCTGACCGATTGCGTTAG
- a CDS encoding uracil-DNA glycosylase family protein, with protein MADQNEEMKDTVWRENLGQKIVVVFSCPGQDEMYAGRPVVGKTGDNLNYMLSLLTFEGKSLSRDKVSITNAWPNIEFNALTGRTEAKDCEILNVANLNRLDKEIGKETEIIIAFGDKAGIAVGQIVESKSNLLVVCVPHLSLRYLNSNISKDTNGNDIMSLPEEKRNFARLEVVANKIKSQSKGKLT; from the coding sequence ATGGCAGACCAGAATGAAGAAATGAAAGATACTGTTTGGCGAGAAAATCTTGGGCAGAAGATAGTTGTTGTATTTTCGTGTCCAGGACAAGACGAAATGTATGCTGGACGACCTGTTGTCGGAAAAACTGGCGATAATTTGAATTACATGTTAAGCCTTCTGACTTTTGAAGGGAAATCGTTATCACGAGATAAAGTGTCTATTACAAATGCTTGGCCTAATATAGAGTTTAATGCACTAACAGGGCGAACTGAAGCTAAGGATTGTGAAATATTGAATGTTGCTAATTTGAATCGGCTTGATAAGGAAATTGGTAAAGAGACTGAAATCATAATCGCATTTGGAGATAAGGCGGGAATTGCAGTTGGGCAAATTGTAGAAAGCAAATCTAATCTATTGGTCGTATGCGTTCCACATCTTTCTCTTAGATATTTAAATTCGAATATATCAAAAGATACGAATGGAAATGATATAATGAGTCTTCCTGAAGAAAAACGAAATTTTGCAAGACTTGAAGTGGTTGCTAATAAGATAAAAAGTCAATCTAAAGGTAAACTGACTTAG
- a CDS encoding class I tRNA ligase family protein, whose protein sequence is MSKSLKNVVNPDDVVQKYGADSLRLYEMFMGPLDAVKPWNTQGIEGMYRFLSRAFRAVIGEEDTVEYKDTPVPAELAKVMHQSIIKVTDAIEKLSFNTAISQLMIFNNELLKSADRYRESCEVFALLLQPFAPHLAEEMWQVLGHKESMAYAPWPKAEEFSVEVVFQVNGKVRAKAQVAKDMDKAALEKLALDNDRLKEFMAGKTVVKSIVVPGKLVSIVVK, encoded by the coding sequence ATGAGCAAGTCCCTGAAGAACGTGGTGAACCCGGACGATGTCGTTCAGAAATACGGCGCGGATTCGCTTCGCTTGTACGAAATGTTCATGGGTCCCCTCGATGCGGTCAAACCTTGGAATACCCAAGGAATCGAAGGCATGTACCGTTTCCTTTCCCGCGCATTCCGTGCGGTCATCGGCGAAGAAGACACCGTTGAATACAAAGACACGCCTGTTCCCGCAGAACTCGCCAAAGTGATGCACCAGAGCATCATCAAGGTAACCGATGCGATTGAAAAGTTGAGTTTCAACACGGCGATAAGCCAACTTATGATTTTCAACAACGAACTTCTCAAATCCGCCGATCGCTACCGCGAATCCTGCGAAGTATTTGCCCTTCTTTTGCAACCGTTCGCACCGCACCTCGCCGAAGAAATGTGGCAAGTGCTCGGACACAAAGAATCGATGGCCTACGCGCCCTGGCCCAAAGCCGAAGAATTCTCCGTGGAAGTCGTTTTCCAGGTAAACGGAAAAGTCCGCGCCAAAGCGCAAGTCGCCAAAGACATGGACAAGGCCGCACTCGAAAAACTTGCCCTTGATAATGACCGATTAAAAGAATTTATGGCGGGCAAAACCGTCGTGAAGTCCATTGTCGTGCCGGGCAAGCTTGTGAGCATCGTGGTGAAGTGA